Proteins encoded together in one Vitis vinifera cultivar Pinot Noir 40024 chromosome 4, ASM3070453v1 window:
- the LOC100246790 gene encoding protein CANDIDATE G-PROTEIN COUPLED RECEPTOR 7: MGNFDFHLNLPHRPILHLLNVLIIISLIPSSVSEIKNTRIIDDSRPMILFERFGFAQYGNVAVSVRDFSWKSTRQNAEFEPSSMGFFLVRDVSFPSIFNESEYADNFCILWSRFVKIIFKFDNLAAYNGSMLIEEPDEYSLIFGNCQSETQVSMDVHTEMYNILDGNKNFLPAGQTPLPRLYFIFFLIYSIFVSVWIFICIKQRPDIHKIHMIMGALLLFKALKMICASEDKMYVRKTGTPHGWDVAYYVFGFFKGIMLFTVIVLIGTGWSFLKPYLQEREKKVLMVVIPLQVMENIASVIIAETGPATKDWLTWNQIFLLLDVACCCAVFLPIVWSIRGLREASKTDGKAARNLEKLTLFKHFYIVVVGYLYFTRIVVSAVSSVISYRFEWVMTAADEGASLAFYLFIFHNFQPTQKNPYLVIDDKDEAAAAHMLEEDDSFEL; encoded by the coding sequence ATGGGAAACTTTGATTTCCATTTAAATCTCCCCCATCGTCCAATACTTCATCTTTTAAATGTTCTTATCATCATCTCCCTCATCCCTTCTTCTGTATCTGAGATCAAGAACACACGCATCATAGATGATTCTCGTCCCATGATCCTGTTTGAGCGATTCGGATTTGCCCAATATGGAAATGTGGCGGTTTCAGTGAGAGATTTTTCATGGAAATCAACCCGACAGAATGCAGAATTCGAACCTTCTTCAATGGGGTTCTTTCTGGTTAGAGATGTATCATTTCCAAGCATATTCAACGAGTCCGAATATGCAGATAACTTTTGTATTCTATGGAGTCGGTTTGTGAAAATCATCTTCAAATTCGATAACCTTGCTGCCTACAATGGTTCTATGCTGATAGAAGAACCAGATGAGTACAGTTTGATTTTCGGAAACTGCCAATCAGAAACACAAGTTTCGATGGATGTTCATACTGAGATGTACAACATACTAGACGGCAACAAAAATTTTCTGCCTGCTGGCCAAACCCCATTGCCAAGACTGTATTTCATATTCTTTCTCATATACTCAATCTTTGTCAGCGTGTGGATCTTCATTTGTATCAAGCAAAGGCCGGATATCCATAAAATCCATATGATAATGGGGGCATTGCTTCTCTTCAAGGCACTGAAAATGATATGTGCCTCAGAGGACAAAATGTATGTGAGGAAAACAGGCACACCCCATGGATGGGACGTGGCCTATTACGTATTCGGGTTCTTCAAGGGTATAATGCTGTTCACTGTGATAGTGCTCATAGGCACGGGGTGGTCGTTCTTGAAACCGTATCTGCAAGAGCGGGAGAAGAAGGTTTTGATGGTAGTGATTCCACTGCAAGTGATGGAGAACATTGCTTCAGTGATTATTGCTGAAACGGGGCCTGCAACAAAGGATTGGTTGACATGGAACCAGATATTCTTGTTGTTGGATGTGGCATGCTGTTGTGCTGTTTTCTTACCCATTGTTTGGTCCATCAGAGGCCTGCGGGAGGCCTCCAAGACCGATGGCAAGGCTGCTAGGAACCTGGAGAAGCTCACTCTCTTCAAGCACTTCTACATTGTTGTGGTGGGCTACTTGTACTTCACCAGAATCGTGGTTTCAGCGGTATCGTCTGTTATCAGTTATCGATTTGAATGGGTTATGACTGCTGCTGATGAAGGTGCAAGCTTAGCtttctatctctttattttccaTAACTTTCAGCCCACCCAGAAGAATCCATATCTTGTGATTGATGACAAGGATGAGGCTGCGGCAGCTCATATGCTTGAAGAAGATGATTCATTTGAGCTCTAG